TTGGCCGAAACAGGCGGTGGAGGGTCTGGGGCTGCAGCTCactcctgcttctccccccagGATGCTTCGAGGAGACCCGCGTGCAATCGTAGAATACAGAGACCTGGATGCCCCAGAAGATGTGGACTTCTTCTGAGTgagatgccccccaccccccaagtgcTTCCCTGTAGAGGGGTGGGGTTTTCCAGTACAGCTCTCCTGGCCTCCGTGGGTTAATCTTCCCTCCCCTCTGTGTCCTGTTTTTTTGTACATTTCATTTCCTCAGTTCTAAATAGATTTCAATAAACTTTCCCATTTGGATGCCATTTTGTGGATATGGCTGTATAAAAGCATGCATATGCACCATGTGAATTTTGCAGGCTGATTCCGCGCAGCCCCTCCCCATGCTCCTGGCACAACTTGACTCTTGGTGGGGCAGGGAGGACCCTtgtgcaccccccaccccctgcatgcGGCCTTCCAGGCTTAGCCCAGGGCTGAACTCTGCCGATTGAGATTGGGCAGTAGGGGTCTCTCGAGGCCACATTGACCTGGCTGGACGTGCACGTGCTGCACTGGTGCCGGAACCAGCACTTGGGCCAGGCGGCACTGTGCACCTTCTTACATGGGTCTCTGCCTCCGCCATTGTCCTGGGGGCAGCCCACACTGGACGACCGACCACACTTGTCTTCTTGAAAGGGGAGTCCCCAAATGCAATGATGCGTGATTGATGGTGCTCCAAGCCTtaaatgcgtgtgtgtgtgtgtatatatatatatcaccagggagggggaaaaaaatcacaccaGCCGCTTCAGAAAGGGGAGATTCATGATCCTGATGTCATTGTTTACTTCCAAGGCATTATCTGCTTGCGTGCACAAGAGCCCACCTTGGAGTCTCCCACCATCACCCGTCTCCCCCAGGGTGCCCTCTTGCGCTGGCTTGGGGAAAGCAGAGATTGTAGAAGGAGCCACCTGCAAAGAAACCAAGCTCCCTCCAACAAGCCCACCCCCCCTCTTGCAGTTTGTCCCGTGTCAGGGACCCTGCCGCCCCGTAATAGTGAGGATCCAGAACCAGGAGATGGGCTCCTTTGGGGCCGGAGCAGACACCTAACAGTGCCTTGGCCGAGTGGTCTCTGTCTCCCCCCACCATCacgggaccccctcccccctgaaagtGAGCACACAGGGCCTCCAGTTCCTTCACCAAGTCGCTGCCCTGGCGAACGTGGACAAGCCGACCGGGCACTGAGCAAAAGTGGTCCAGGCAGAGGGCGGCTTCCACCGTGCCAATCCACTCCCGGGACCCGGAAAACGAAGGCGGTTTGTCCCCCATCTCCACCAGGGCCTGCTGGATCTCCCTCAGCGAGGGGACGGGCCGGGCCCCCATCCCGTCCGGGGCAGCCTCTGCCAGCCACGAGCAGATCGTCTGCAGGGTTCGGTAGCCGCAGCCCCAGCCCCGGTCGTCCACGCCGTCGCAGCCGTAGTGGTAGTAGCGGTAGGAGCCGGAGAGGAGGGCCAGGCGGGCAGGAGGGCCGGGCAGGGCGAGCCCCACATGCACGTCCGAGAGCAGCTgcatcgggagggggggggggaggcgggaggcggcCTGCGGGCACGGAGAACTCGTCTGAGCAGGGGAACGGCCACTCACGGGCACCCTTCCGGCCTGcttccggggaggggaggggcgggccaGGGGCCCTTCGAAGGCCCTCCGAGGGCCGGGCTGACTGaagggccccgattcggaccccTCCATGGCCGCCCCCTTCGCCGGTGCACGGCtgaaggccccctcccccccccagggctgggCCGGCCGGAGAGGCGGCGCGCGAGCACGAGCCCTTTCCCCGGGGCCCCCcggccagagttggcaacgcaGAGCATACCCGGGGGGAGGCGCCGGCAGCCCACCCGGAAGTCTCGCTCCTCTGTGAGGCTCGCCCGCCCTCTCGCGCAAGGGACGGCGGGAAAGGCGGGCGGAAGGAGGGCCAGCCATCCTACGGGCGGGAAAGCGCACTTCCGGTCCCTTCCCGAGGCCGACCCTGCACCGCCCTCCCGGCCATAGAGACAAGCAGGGCTGGAGCGTCCGCCTCTCTAAGCCGTTTTGTGGCAGGCGGGCCGGAAGTGTCCGTGCGGAGGGCTCACGGGCGAAGGCGGGACTTCCGAGCTGTTCTGGGCACTACATCCTGCGGCTTCCGGGGTGGGAGCCGCTGCTAGGCGacgggcagccccccccccgcggaaCGTTTGCGACCCCTgacccctccgccccccccccaagaaccagCCGCGAAGCCCCTCGTCGCCTGCACGGGCCGTTTTATTGCGCGCCCCCGTTACAGAAGCAGACCCCTCCCCCACCGGAGCGGCCCAGGAGGCAAAATGggttagaaggggggggggggttctgcacaGGGAAGGGGGCGAGGAAGGCGTTTTGGCTCAGTTGCTCGTGAGGAAGGGTTAGTCGAGTCAAGGCGGCCGGAGCTCCCTGGAGAATGCACGGAAAGCACCCATTGCGCacgcacgcccccccccccacatgcacactcCCCCAAGGAAGGGCTCTGAAAGGGCCTGCGGAAAACTCACTGGAGGGGCAACAGAAGGAAGGAGGCCCCTTCACGCTAGCAACAGGATAAATCCAGGGAAGCCATTCTTGGAATTGCCGTTGAAGGAAAGCTCAGCTTAGAAGCACCCTGACCCTGTTTTGCAGAAACAGGAACACCCACCCCCACTAgataaaaacggggggggggttgtgaactAAGGCAGCAGGAGTTGGGAAGTTGTCCTTTGGACctaaaaagcaggggggggaatAGAGCAAATGGGGCCAGCTCTTTGACCCTAGCTggggacaccccctcctcctccatagcCCACAGCCACAGCTCCCTAAGAGCTCTGCAAGATGAATCGTGACCCAAAGGGGGTGCAGCAGCACCCAGCCCAAAACATGACAAGCACCTTGGCATAAGAGGTGTGGAAGGACTAAGAGTTCTGCTAGACCTGGCGGCCACGAGAAACCTTCTCAACCCTTGGGAAAGACCCACCTCTTTAAAAATAGCCACAGAGGAGgctgtcctccctcccaccccacccccagatctctGGCAAAGCCTTTACCTTGAACACAGTCACAAACTTCATTCACTCAATTCCCCCAAAGGCACCTCTGCTTGCCACTCAAAGGGAAGGCACCTTTtctcagcctctgctcccccccccctcccccgtccctcAAAGCTCCGTGCAGGTGACGGGGGTCAGCCCATGGATTAGTAATGTGGGCCCCAGGCCTGTGGTCAGGAGCTCCAGCTGTTCCAGGTATCGCTGGTACTGAGCAGTATCTGCTGGAGGCCGTGGGAGGTAGAGGAACCGCACAGCTGTCTGCCCCTCTTGCCTGAGCAACAAGCTGTTGACGGAAGCCAAGAACTCGTCTGTCACGGGGAAGGTGGCCGTGTGCAGGAAGGCCTCCCTCGCCTCTTTTCCAGGCGGAAAGGGAGGCAGCTGAGCCCCCTCGGGAGGTGGTCCCTCTCCGCCCACCTGCTGGTGGCCGTGGAGGGCCACCACTTGATCCCAGGTGACAATCTTGATGGTCGCTTTGATCCTCAGCTTGGTCAGCAGCTCCTTCAGCTTCTCTTCCTTGCTGACCCAGCCCACGTCCCCAGACTCCACACAGAGGAAGATGCGGAGGCGGGCGGACTTCCAGGAGCTGACCATGGTCAGGATGCAGGCCatctggaggaggaagaggctgcaGATGTCCACGTAGGCCGGCGTGTCTGGCCGCAAGAGGTTGAGAGGCCAGACGTCGATGTAGCACCCCTCAAAGCGCTTCTTGGAGGACGAGGAAGGCAAATCCTTCTCCAGAAGGTGGAAGTGGCGGGCCAGGCAGACGTTCTTGTGCATTTTGACCGCATCCGAGATGATGGCCACGTACTCGGCCGGACTTAACGCCCGGtggatctccccctccctcacgggTGGGAAGTGAGCCTGCAGAGCAGTCAGGTCCACCCCAAACTCATCATTCTCCCGGGCTTGGCTGAAGGCCGGGTCCTGCAGGAAATAATCCTCGGGGACACAGTTGTCATAGAAACCGAGGACCAAGGTGTTGGGCTTCATCCCTCCTGCACAGGAAAGGAGGCAAGAGCCATAATGACCAAAGGCTGTTTTGTAGCAAGAAATCAGGGGGACCCTCTCCAGCTGTCTGGCTGCAGCCCAGAGGGGGCACCACTCTGAAAGCACTGTGGGTGTGACCCCCTCTCCGTTCCTTGGTGGACATCGGGAACAGCCCCCAAGAGAGGCAGCAACCCTGAAAGATTTCTGCAAGGATTTTGGCCTGCTTGGTCTGGTCACACAGAGCGACATTTTCTCAGCAGGGCCCAAGTTCACCTTCAGTTGTGTGCTTTTGATTGACACGCAAGTTCCAGGACCGGTCGCTGCTCTCTGGTGCAGGTGgccacctggccccttcctgccttccacccgccacccccccaccccatgcccaaCATGCAGCAGCTATGCACATCACACCCGGagttccttctccaccccccctcaCCTAAGCCAGTGATGCGCAGGAGATGCTGCGTTCCCTGACGGACCGACGGAGACAGAGTCAGGTCCACAAAGGCTTTCACATTCAGCTTATCCACCAGGCTCAGCCAGAAGTTGTAGTGGGCTTGGATGGGGTCCGAGGGCATCGTGTCTGCAGGGGAAGGACAGGGAGGAAACCAACTGGTCAGGAGCACACCCGTGGTACAGGGGGCACGCATGCACactcctgctgcaaaggaactgCCTAGCCACTTAAGACTCTGTGAGGCAGCCCCTAGGGCTCAAAGGACACACACGATCCATACTGTGAGTCTGCTTCTcttctctcgggggggggggtgggggggctcagTCCCAGCCAAAGCTGGCCATGGAACTGGC
The Paroedura picta isolate Pp20150507F chromosome 16, Ppicta_v3.0, whole genome shotgun sequence genome window above contains:
- the UFSP1 gene encoding ufm1-specific protease 1, with protein sequence MQLLSDVHVGLALPGPPARLALLSGSYRYYHYGCDGVDDRGWGCGYRTLQTICSWLAEAAPDGMGARPVPSLREIQQALVEMGDKPPSFSGSREWIGTVEAALCLDHFCSVPGRLVHVRQGSDLVKELEALCAHFQGGGGPVMVGGDRDHSAKALLGVCSGPKGAHLLVLDPHYYGAAGSLTRDKLQEGGWACWRELGFFAGGSFYNLCFPQASARGHPGGDG